The DNA sequence CCCAGCCTTTTTCCAAAAGCTCTTTCTCTGATAAAATCCGGCTGTCCTCTGTGAGCAGATTCCTCATTTTGCGGTCGCCTGCTTCAAGCATTTCCTCTGCCCTCCGGTATAACCCCTTGTGATAGGCACCGAACAAGGGATGAAGCTGCCCGGAGATTTTCGGAACAGCGGCCTGGCATTCGCCCAGCTCGTTTAAAAGGATGCTGCCGAGCCCGGCTGAAAGAAAGGGCATATCACAGGCTGCGGCAAGATTATAGTCTGTTTGCGAATTTTTCAGTCCTGCATGGAGTCCGGCAAGCGGCCCTCCGTCCTGATAGATGTCACCAGCCATCGGGCAGCCGAGAAAATCGTAGTCTTCTGGGGAGTTGGTGACAATGATGATATCCTGGACTGCCTTTTTCAGCTCGTCACGCACCCGTTCAATGACCGTAACTCCCTCTAAGGTCATAAGCGCCTTATTCTGGCCCATCCGGCTTGAACGCCCGCCCGCAAGAATGATTCCTGTTGCTTTCATGCAGCAGCCTCCTTTTTGGTATATGTATCTATTGTAGCTTTCTTGATGGTGGATTAATAGGTAGTGGGAAAAACATCCATGGGAGATAAGCAGTATAGCTTTTTAACGAGGCTGATGATTTCCGTTCCAGGCACTTCGCTTTCCGCGGGGCGAAGTTGAGCCTCCTCGCGCTTGCGCGCTGTGGGGTCTCAACATTTCCGCTGCAATCCCGCAGGAGTCTGCGTGCCTTCCACTGCAATCATCAGGTTTTTTATACTTTTTGGGCGGATCTAATTGACAAGGAAGTTCAGTTAAACCCATTACACAACATGTTCCCCTCTGTCTTCTTTGATACTAAATCTCCTTGCGCTGAAAGTACGTCATTCCTGACAGGAAAAACAGTACGAAGCCGCCGAGGATGACAATCAGGAGGGTTTCCATGGAGGCATTCAGTGCCCCGAATTCTTCTCCCATCCGCGGAATCATGGTCAGAAATGGCTGTGCCCAGGGATAGAACGGGCCGTAGGTTTCTGAGTTGGCTACCAGAATGTTTGGGAGTGTAAAGACCACATTGATGGCCAGCGGAGCGGCAAAGCTGGACCATGCGGCTGAAACAAACATTTGCAGGGCCGCGACCGGAAGGCAGGCAACCCATCCGCCGGCTATGCTTTCCAGGATGATTTTCCACGGAATCGGTGCATCGAATCCTTTCAGCTGTGCCACCAGCAGCAGGCCGCCTAAAAAGAGCAGCTGGGAGACAGCAATCAGCCCCATAACAAGACTGAATTTCACGATATATACATTTCTCCGGGAAACCGGCAGTGACAGCAGCTGCTTCCAGCCTCCGCCCAGATGCTCATAGCGGCAGACAAATGCAGAAAATACACCGGTCAAGAGCGGCAGGAACAGCAGCGCATGGACGAACGCCATGCTGCTGAGGGTGTAGAGCCATTGCAGCTCCCCCTCCATCCCGGGATGATCCGCTTCACCAAAGCCGGCCAACGCTGCCAGAAGAGGACTTATAAATATAAGCAGCCAGACAGAAGATTTTCTAAGCTTCAGCCATTCAGAGCTTAATAGATTGATCATGCTATTTCACTTCCTTTCTGGAAAAATCAATCAGCCCGGTCAAGTAGATGCCGATGCCGAGCAGGACGCCCGCCAGTGCCGAATAAAAAGGACCGCCCCAGCTCTCAAGAAACAGCCATTTCAGCGGGACCCAGTCCGGGAACTTCACGGAAAACAGGGTCAGCACCGTCGCCAGAATGCCGGCCGTCAGCGGAATGGCCTGATTTTTCATGGTGATGGAAATCCATAACTGCAGTGCAATGAAAGGCATCCCAGCCAAATAAGGAAAGAACACTGATTCCGCCAGATGAAGGAAGGGAAAGTCTGTGCCAAATCCGAGGATCAGTCCCAGAATGATCAGCCCAACGAATAGCAGTACACAGGAAATAAACAATAAGATGGCTGCCAATAGAAACTTGGAGGTAAACACCTTTCCTTTAGAAACAGGAAGGGCCAGGAGCTGCTTCCAGGCATTTGTCTGATGCTCAATATTGGCAATCATGCTGGTGACCAGCGCAAGCCCGAGCATGATCGCAGGGATGCTGAGGAAGCTGGCTTCACCGATCAAGCCTTTCCATAAATCTTTTGCATAAACTCCTGTCAAATACTCATAGCGGAGCCCGAAATTGAACGCTTCAAGAGCGACAACGCCAAAGGGGCCGAGAAAAACGAGGAACAGGATCATCTTTCTTTTGATTTTCAGAAAGTCGGCGGAAAGCATGTTCATCATCACAGGCTTCCCCCTTCTCCTGTCAGCTCCAGGAAGATGTCCTCGAGCGTTTTTCTCTGCTCCTGGACACGGTATACAGAAACATCATGGCGGACCAGTGTTTCCACAGCCGCGGCCACCTGGGTGTCTGTCCCGTCAAGCAGCAGGTGCTCCCGCTTTTTTTCTGCCTGGATGCCGTTTGACAGCAGCGCTCTCCAGGCTTTCTCTGTTTCATTGACTGTAATCGCAATCTGGCTGTTTGCCTTCTGCCTGAGAACATGGATCGAATCCTGGAAAATCATCGACCCTTTGGAGATGATGCCCACCTGTGTTGCCATTTGATCAATCTCTGATAATAGATGGCTGGAGACGAGGATGGTCATTCCATGCTGTGCCGGCATGCTTTTGATCAGCTCGCGAATTTCAAGAATGCCGGATGGGTCCAGTCCGTTCGTCGGCTCGTCCAGGATCAGCAGCTCAGGGTTCGCGAGCAGGGCGGCGGCAATTCCAAGCCGCTGCTTCATTCCAAGGGAAAAGCCTTTTACCGGCCGTTTCGCTTCCTTTGACAGGCGGACAATGGCCAGCACTTCATCGATCCGTGATTTTGGCACCTCGAGAATCCTGCGGAGAGCCTCAAGATTTTCGATGGCGGTCAGATGTCCGTAATAGGATGGATATTCAACAAGAGAGCCAACCTTGCGAAGGATCTGCAGCTTCTCTTTTTTCAAATCCCTGCCAAAGATATGGATGGAACCGCCCGTCGGCCTGGCCAGCCCGAGCAGCATCCGGATCGTCGTTGTCTTGCCCGCACCGTTAGGGCCGAGGAATCCGTATATTTCTCCTTTCGCCAGCCGCAGATCCACATTTTCGACCGCACTCCGTTTTCCGAACTTTTTCGTTAAACCATTCGTTTCCAGGATTAATTCGCTCATTTTCTTCACCTCGGAACCATCTTATCCCGCGAAGGTTAAGCTGGGGGTGGGGGGAAGTTTAAATTTGGTTTAAAAAAGGATGGATGTAGGCTGCATTTATGAATTTCTTTGAAAAATTCCATCTATCTTAGTAGCAGCTGGCGCCGATATGCATGATTTCCGGCTGATTCCACCTAAATTCAGCGTTTTTCTACATAAAATTTCAATGATTCGCCCTAAAAATGAAATGATTCGCCCTACTTTTTTGGTTATTCGACCTTTTATACATTTATTTCCAATCCAGTCTTTTTACTAAAACCGAAGTAAAAAAGAGTCCAGATGAAATCATCCGAACCCCACCAATAACTATCCATCCTTATACCCTTTTCCCAAATCCCCCTTCCTCCCAATCACCATCTCCGTCCCGCAGCTGCTGCTGTTAATCTGAAGATCAAGATCCATCTCCTTCAGCATAAGAGCTGCAATGGAGAGACCGATGCCAGCGCCTTTGCCAGCAGACTCTCCTGTCATTCCCGGCCCTTTATCTTTTACGGCCAGAATTTCCTTTTCTGCATCAAGCAGGACGCCGACATATCTGCCCTGGGCGGCGTGCCGGAGGATATTCTGAAACAGATTATCGAGGATGCGGTTCATCCATTGCCCGTCTATATCCCAGTAGATGCTCTTGTCCGGCAGCTCAATATCAAGCTCGAAGCCTTCATTTTCAAAAACAGGATACCAGGCGGCTGCCGAGGTTTTTACGAGCCGGACGATATCCGTTTTTTCCGGATTGTATGGATACTTGCCTGAGGTTAATAGTGTATAGGAAAGCAGGTTTTCGATCAGCTGGCCAAGATAGTTGACTTTATTGTCAATGAGTTCGAGAGATTCCCGGCCTTTTTCGGAAGTGATTTCTTTTTTCAAAGAATAGGCATGGCCCCTGATTGTTGTCAGCGGGGTTCTGAGGTCATGGGAGAGATTGGCGATCAGCTGGCGCCTCAGCTCTTCTTCTTCCCGCTCCCGCTGCCTGCCTGTTTCAAGCTGGTCGATCATCCGGTTAAAAGCCCCTTCCAGCTGGCCGATTTCATCCTTCTTATCAATGGCGATCGGCAGGGGGATCCCGCCTTCAGCAGGCTTGTCCATTGCCTCCTGGAGACGGAGCAGTCTCTGGCGGATTCTGTAAAAGAAAATCCAGGACACAAAAAGGAACAATCCCAGCACCCCAAAGGTGGCAATCAGATAATAATAGTCATAGCTTCTGCTTACTTGCTCCCATTCTGTGTCCATTTCTCCCCGGGGCACCTGGATGACCATGAACCCTTCGGATTTCCCGGACCCGATGAATGAAACGACAGTATAGGGATCAGCTTCAAGGCCCCTGTTCGTCTTCATGAAATCTATGGTGTACAGCGGGTCCCACTGGGCAGGGATCTTTATTTGCTCTGGAAGCTTCAGCTTTGTGCTCCCCTGTCCGTCGACCCAAAAGATGCTTGCCTTATTGTACTTCTGCTTAAGCTCCCGGAGCCTCTCATTGATTTCCTCATCCGTCCTGCCGCCGAGCTTCTTTCCTT is a window from the Bacillus infantis NRRL B-14911 genome containing:
- the mobA gene encoding molybdenum cofactor guanylyltransferase codes for the protein MKATGIILAGGRSSRMGQNKALMTLEGVTVIERVRDELKKAVQDIIIVTNSPEDYDFLGCPMAGDIYQDGGPLAGLHAGLKNSQTDYNLAAACDMPFLSAGLGSILLNELGECQAAVPKISGQLHPLFGAYHKGLYRRAEEMLEAGDRKMRNLLTEDSRILSEKELLEKGWGGEEACFFNMNHPSEYEQAKRMLGRES
- a CDS encoding sensor histidine kinase; the encoded protein is MKPKSLQGRYLLIILLALVLMPITFPLVSVLFHIPFSMQEHDPNVYEDSKGMESMWKEEGKKLGGRTDEEINERLRELKQKYNKASIFWVDGQGSTKLKLPEQIKIPAQWDPLYTIDFMKTNRGLEADPYTVVSFIGSGKSEGFMVIQVPRGEMDTEWEQVSRSYDYYYLIATFGVLGLFLFVSWIFFYRIRQRLLRLQEAMDKPAEGGIPLPIAIDKKDEIGQLEGAFNRMIDQLETGRQREREEEELRRQLIANLSHDLRTPLTTIRGHAYSLKKEITSEKGRESLELIDNKVNYLGQLIENLLSYTLLTSGKYPYNPEKTDIVRLVKTSAAAWYPVFENEGFELDIELPDKSIYWDIDGQWMNRILDNLFQNILRHAAQGRYVGVLLDAEKEILAVKDKGPGMTGESAGKGAGIGLSIAALMLKEMDLDLQINSSSCGTEMVIGRKGDLGKGYKDG
- a CDS encoding ABC transporter permease, with protein sequence MMNMLSADFLKIKRKMILFLVFLGPFGVVALEAFNFGLRYEYLTGVYAKDLWKGLIGEASFLSIPAIMLGLALVTSMIANIEHQTNAWKQLLALPVSKGKVFTSKFLLAAILLFISCVLLFVGLIILGLILGFGTDFPFLHLAESVFFPYLAGMPFIALQLWISITMKNQAIPLTAGILATVLTLFSVKFPDWVPLKWLFLESWGGPFYSALAGVLLGIGIYLTGLIDFSRKEVK
- a CDS encoding ABC transporter permease, producing the protein MINLLSSEWLKLRKSSVWLLIFISPLLAALAGFGEADHPGMEGELQWLYTLSSMAFVHALLFLPLLTGVFSAFVCRYEHLGGGWKQLLSLPVSRRNVYIVKFSLVMGLIAVSQLLFLGGLLLVAQLKGFDAPIPWKIILESIAGGWVACLPVAALQMFVSAAWSSFAAPLAINVVFTLPNILVANSETYGPFYPWAQPFLTMIPRMGEEFGALNASMETLLIVILGGFVLFFLSGMTYFQRKEI
- a CDS encoding ABC transporter ATP-binding protein is translated as MSELILETNGLTKKFGKRSAVENVDLRLAKGEIYGFLGPNGAGKTTTIRMLLGLARPTGGSIHIFGRDLKKEKLQILRKVGSLVEYPSYYGHLTAIENLEALRRILEVPKSRIDEVLAIVRLSKEAKRPVKGFSLGMKQRLGIAAALLANPELLILDEPTNGLDPSGILEIRELIKSMPAQHGMTILVSSHLLSEIDQMATQVGIISKGSMIFQDSIHVLRQKANSQIAITVNETEKAWRALLSNGIQAEKKREHLLLDGTDTQVAAAVETLVRHDVSVYRVQEQRKTLEDIFLELTGEGGSL